The window AAAAGCAGGTGATTTGTATTTGGCACTGAATTTCTCCCGAAGACTGCCCAAGGTATCAACACCAGCAACCAAGCGAAATCCATTGTGTTGGAAATAAGCGGATGTATGTGTTAAACAAATATCATTTCGATCAATATCCTGATCGTAATCGAGACCCTGACCGATACTACCAAGCCCTACTACTGCAGCTGAGTATTGTTTCAATTGAGACCTTTTCTCTTTACATCCCGGTTTATATCAAGCCAAGACTCCTTCTCCTTGATTAGCGCAACGATGTCTGCACAAGAAAAATATGGATTTTTTTCATAAAAATATTCTATGATTTTTTTGATTAACTCATAATCAGAAACCTCATCCAAAGTTACCGCAAGTTCTGGCCAATAATCCAAATAAGATGACACTAAATGAACTTGTTTGAACAAATCGGGATTTTGTCTGATATGTCTTGTGACATGTTCCCTATCTAACTTGTCTTCAGTCATACTGAAAGATTTTTTAAGAGTATCTAACGAAAAAACTTGTGTATCCATTCCAATGGGATAGGAACGTACGATTACATTACTTGCATAATCACATGGATTATGTAAATATAATTGTATTGTTTGATCGACCACAGCTGGATCAATAATAGGACAGTCTGCTGTTATTTCGACAATGACATCAGCCTTAGCAGATTCTCCTGCACCTACAACTCTGGACATAACATCATCTTCACTTCCCCGAAAATAAGAAATTCCCTCAATTTTGGCAAAATCGATTAAAACATCATCCGTTTTGTTTATTGTCGTGGCTAAAACAATTTCATCAATTGAAGGAACCATTCTCAACCGTTGCACTAAATAATACAACATTGGCTTATTGAATACTTCCTTTAATACTTTCCCTGGTAATCGAGAGGAAGTCATCCTTGCTTCGATCGTAGCAACTATTTTAGTTTTAGCCTTTTCCATAAATTAATCCAATAACTCCCATTTTACGGCGGTTCCAACGGTAACATCGTGTTTCAGTTTTTTGCCAATCAATTCTTCTGCATACTTCGGAGCCAAGCCATATCCTGGACGTATTCGACGAATATCTCCCTTTTTAACCGTATCCCCGGCTTTCAAATCTTTGATAAAATATAGG of the Leptospira biflexa serovar Patoc strain 'Patoc 1 (Paris)' genome contains:
- a CDS encoding cytidylyltransferase domain-containing protein, translating into MEKAKTKIVATIEARMTSSRLPGKVLKEVFNKPMLYYLVQRLRMVPSIDEIVLATTINKTDDVLIDFAKIEGISYFRGSEDDVMSRVVGAGESAKADVIVEITADCPIIDPAVVDQTIQLYLHNPCDYASNVIVRSYPIGMDTQVFSLDTLKKSFSMTEDKLDREHVTRHIRQNPDLFKQVHLVSSYLDYWPELAVTLDEVSDYELIKKIIEYFYEKNPYFSCADIVALIKEKESWLDINRDVKRKGLN